The following are encoded in a window of Gossypium raimondii isolate GPD5lz chromosome 13, ASM2569854v1, whole genome shotgun sequence genomic DNA:
- the LOC128036148 gene encoding uncharacterized protein LOC128036148, whose protein sequence is MTSNQADSDKVESNAKASIHGIASSGLELIRISKPPVEKIRKYGAEKFSATTEDDLERHGFWLENTIRVFDELSCSSAECVKCAVSLLKDSAYQWWNTLISIVSRDQITWEFFQTEFRKKYIIQRFLDQKRKEFLELKQGRMSVSEYKREFVRLSKYSLECILTETTMCKRFEEGLNKYIKLLVGILKLKEFLVLVDRAHKADELSKEKRHANYEARDSRKRPTGKSYQSVSQKEKNITTVLQLLRDILVETELPDGLVQNLKLHLLQVFGSLDLYLRDCPEKSKKEKVQTLRPSNTVARGRPPRNLRNVSGSRGVTKDSTVRSEARVPARDYAIRTREDPYVPDVIISTFSIFDTDITALIDPGSTHSYVYTNLVTSKNLPIESIEFVVQNGETVCIKSDSPSVLPLVISAMSSQIYVRKGCNAYLVYVLDSKVSEYPDVFVEFVSTPSSSRLRHEGVFSKDSYGGFPVEVSPERRPLTEIATMASIQR, encoded by the exons ATGACATCCAACCAAGCTGACTCTGATAAAGTAGAGAGTAACGCTAAAGCCTCCATTCACGGAATTGCATCGAGCG gtttggaactAATCCGAATTAGTAAACCGCCTGTCGAAAAGATTCGTAAGTATGGGGCTGAAAAATTTTCAGCTACTACTGAAGATGATCTCGAGAGACATGGATTTTGGTTAGAGAATACAATCAGAGTttttgatgagttatcctgtTCATCGGCTGAGTGCGTTAAATGCGCAGTATCATTATTGAAAGATTCAGCTTACCAATGGTGGAACACGTTGATTTCTATTGTGTCGAGAGATCAGATCACctgggaatttttccaaactgagtttcgaaagaaatatattattcAAAGGTTTCTAgatcagaaacgtaaagaatttctgGAGCTCAAACAGGGCCGTATGTCTGTATCAGAGTACAAGCGAGAATTTGTTAGATTGAGCAAATATTCCCTGGAGTGTATTCTGACCGAGACAACTATGTGTAAGAGGTTTGAGGAAGGGCTGAACAAATACATAAAGCTTCTAGTTGGAATTCTTAAGCTGAAAGAATTCCTTGTATTAGTTGATCGAGCACACAAAGCCGATGAgctgagtaaagagaaaagacatgCTAATTATGAAGCTAGAGACTCGAGAAAGAGACCGACTGGAAAGTCCTATCAGTCAGTATCacagaaagaaaagaatataaCAACTGTTCTACAGCTTCTGAGGGATATTCTAGTAGAGACAGAGCTACCTGATGGTTTAGTCCAAAACCTCAAGCTACATCTGTtgcaagt GTTTGGTTCCTTAGACCTCTATCTTAGAGATTGTCCAGAGAAATCCAAGAAAGAGAAAGTTCAGACCCTGAGGCCGAGCAATACTGTTGCGAGAGGCAGACCACCTCGTAATCTCAGAAATGTGAGTGGTAGCCGTGGTGTTACAAAAGATTCTACTGTGAGATCCGAGGCACGAGTACCAGCTAGGGATTATGCTATTCGCACACGAGAAGATCCTTATGTGCCAGATGTTATTATCAgtactttctctatttttgatactgatattactgctttgattgacccgGGATCCACACATTCATACGTGTACACGAATTTAGTGACTAGTAAGAATTTACCTATTGAGTCCATTGAATTCGTGGTTCaa aacGGTGAGACAGTTTGTATTAAATCAGATAGTCCGAGTGTGTTGCCTTTGGTTATTTCAGCTATGTCATCACAGATATATGTGAGAAAAGGCTGTAATGCTTACCTTGTTTATGTACTGGATTCTAAAGTGTCTGAGTATCCTGATGTATTTGTCGAATTTGTTTCTACGCCTTcatcgtcgag GTTACGCCACGAAGGCGTCTTTTCCAAAGATAGCTATGGAGGTTTTCCTGTCGAAGTCTCACCAGAAAGGCGTCCTTTGACAGAGATTGCCACCATGGCTTCCATtcagagatag